CCTGCCGCTGCTGCTCGCGGCTCTGGTCTTCTTCGCAGGCACCTGGCTGGCCCTGCGTCTGCCCAAGCACGTGGACTCGGACGAGGGCGAGATGCGCGCCCAGCTGCGCCGGGAAGACCACGGCCTGGACGAGAACGAGCACACCCTGGCCCAGACGCTGCCGGACAAGCGGCTGCGCTCGGTCGGCACGAGTGTGCTGCTGGCGCTGCGGGCGACCGGCGCGTTGCGCGCGTACGCCGGGTTCACGGCCTTGTACTTCGCGTTCATGCTGCGCACCAACTCCATCGGCGGCCTGCACAACCTGACCGCCATCGGCCTGGTCGCGGGGGCGATCGCGGTCGGCGGCGGGCTCGGCTCGCTGGTCGGCGGCTGGCTCAAGGCGCGGGCGCCCGAGGGCATCGTCACCGGCTGCATCACGGTCAGCGCGATCGTGACGGTGCTCACCGCCTTCTACTACAACCTGCCGATGGTGCTGCTCGCCTGCGGCCTGGCCGGGCTGGCACCGTCGCTGGCCAAGCTCTCGCTGGACGCGATGATCCAGCGCGACACGGTCGAGCAGGTGCGCACGTCCGCGTTCGCCAAGTCGGAGACGCTGATGCAGCTGTGCTGGGTGCTCGGTGCCGGCCTCGGCCTGGTCATGCCGAGCAGCCACCCGGTACTCGCGGTGAGCACCTGCGCGGTCTGGCTCAGCGTGGTGACGCTGATCACCGCCAAGGCGCTGACCGACCAGCGGCACTCCTCCCCGTCCTAGGCCGTGTCCGCCGGGCCCGGCCGAGCCTGACCGGACCGGGGCCGAGTGCGCTCACCCGCTCGGTGTAACTTGGCCGGGTGAACCGGATTCTGATCGTCACCGCGGTCGAGGCCGAGGCCGAGGCGTTGCGCCGGGGCCTGCCCGGCGGAGCCGACGCGCCGGGGGTCACCGTGCTCGTGGGCGGGGTGGGCTCGGCCCACGCGGCCGCGTCGACGGCCCGGGCGCTGGGCACGGACGGCGGCGGCTACGGCGCGGTCATCAGCGCGGGCATCGCCGGCGCCTTCCGGGGCCGGGCCGAGCTGGGCGGGCTGCTGCTGGCCCGCCAGGTCGTGGCCGCGGACTTCGGCGCCGGGGCCCCGCGGGACGAGGAGCATCCGGACGGCTTCCTGAGTGTGGACGAGCTCGGCTTCGGCTCGGCCACGGCGGAGGCCGGGCGGCTGCCGGGCGTGCAGGCCGTCGTCGGCACCATCCTCACCGTCACCTGCGCCACCGGAACCGACGAGCGCGCCGAGGAACTGACGCGGCGTTACCCGGAGGCGGTCGGCGAGGCGATGGAGGGCTACGGCGTGGCCGCCGCGGCGGCGCTGTTCGACCTGCCCTTCGCCGAGATCAGAGCCGTGTCGAACTTCGTCGGGCGGCGGGAGCGGGAGGCCTGGCGGATCGGTCCCGCGCTGGCCGCGCTCACCGCGGCGGCCCGGCCGATCGCGGAAGGACTCCAGGCATGCTGACCATCGCCTACTCTCCCTGCCCCAACGACACCTTCATCTTCCACGCGTGGACGCACGGCCTGATCGCCGGAGCACCGGAGCTGACGGTCAGTTACGCCGACATCGACCAGACCAACGGCTGGCTGGCCGACGAGCGCGGCCTGGACGTGATGAAGATCTCCGCGGCCGCGCTGCCGGAGGCGCTGGCGAACGGCTACGAGCTGCTGCCGTGCGGCGGCGCGATGGGCCGGGGCTGCGGGCCGCTGGTGCTGGCCGCGCCCGGGTTCGGCGGCAGCCTGGCCGGCCGGACGGTGGCCGTGCCGAGCCTGCGCTCGACCGCGTTCCTGCTGTTCAAGCAGTGGGCTGCGGCGCGGGGTGAGCAGCCTGAGATCAGGGTCATGCAGTTCCGCGACATCATGCCCGCGGTGCGCGACGGCGAGGTGGACGCCGGACTGGTCATCCACGAGGCCCGCTTCACCTACCAGCAGTTCGGCCTCGAGTGCCTCGCCGATCTGGGCGAGTGGTGGGAGGCGACGACCGGCGCGCCGATCCCGTTGGGCGTGATCGTGGCCCGCTCGGCTCTCGGGCCCGAGGTGATCGGCGGGGTCACCGCGGCGCTGCGCGCTTCCGTGGAACACGCCTTCGCCCACCCGCAGGACTCGCACGAATACGTGCTCTCCCTCGCCGAGGAGATGGATCCGGATGTGGCCCGCCGCCACATCGAGCTCTACGTCAACGAGTTCTCCCGGGACCTCGGCCCGGACGGCGAGAAGGCCCTCGAACGCTTGTTCGTTTAGCTGTTCGAGGGCCGGGAGCGACGGGCGGGGGCGGCGGTCACAGGTCGAGCTGGTCGGCCACCGCCCGGAGCAGCTTGGCCACCTTGCGGCCCTGCTCGCGCTCGGGGTACTTGCCGCGGCGCAGGGTGGTCGAGACGTGGTCGAGCACCTTGATCACGTCTTCGACGATCACGACGAGGTCCTCGGCCGGCTTGCGCTGGGCCACCGCGACGGAGGGCTTGGCGTCGATCAGCTGGACGTTGAGCGCGCTCTCGCCGCGCCGCCCGTCCGCGATGCCGAACTCGACCCGCTGGCCGGGCTTGAGCGTATCGACCCCGGGCGGGAGCGCGGAGGAGTGGACGTGGACGTCGCCGCCGTCCTCGCGGGCGATGAAACCGAAGCCCTTTTCGGCGTTGTACCACTTCACCTTGCCGGTCGGCACCGAACTACCTCATCACTCTCGTCGTAACTCCCGGGCTTCGCACGCTGACCGCGTTCACCCTGACGAGTTAAGGCTAGCTGCCCGGCGCCGCCTGGTCACGCTGCATTATCGAGCTGATCCGGACGCGTGAGCATTTCCTGCGGACATCCCTCGTACGGCGTAGTCAACGCGCGCTTCAGGGCCCGGACACCTAAGGTTAGGCGAACCTTACTTTTCTCGTCGTCTCGGCTGCCCGGGCGCCGTGCCGCGGACTTCCCGGGAGGGCCTGATGACGCTGCCGCCGTGTGCCGACCCCGCCGCGACCTGCGCCGGCGCCTGCGTCGGGCTCGGCGCGAGCGCACCGGCGGCCACCCGCGGCTGGCTGCTGATCGAACACGCCGGACCGTGGCCCGCATTCGGCTATCCGAGTGACCTCCCGGCCGGCCTGGCGCGGTCCGCCGAGCGGCTGCTGGGTCACGGCGTGCGCCCGCAGCTGATCCGGCGCACGGACCGCCTCGGACGGCGCGGAGACGGCGTGCGCGCCGTCTTCCTGGCGGGCGGAGACGCCGCGGGATCGACCTGGATCGAGCGGGTCGATCCGGCACTGCTGACGGACCGTCACCCTGGCTCTCGACTGAACTCTGCGACGTTCCGTACCGCGCAGGCACCGGGCCTCGGGCGAGCCGCCGGGCCGCTGCTTCTGGTGTGCACGCACGGCCGGCGCGAGGTGAGCTGCGCCCGCTTCGGCCGGCCGGTCGCAGTGGCCTTGGCCGCCCGTTTCGGTCCGCTGGTCTGGGAGACCACGCACGTCGGCGGCGACGAGTTCGCGGCCAACCTCGTACTGCTGCCGGAAGGCGCCTACTTCGGCCGGCTCGACCCACGTCAGGCCGTCATCGTGGCCGAGCGCGCACTGGCCGGGGAACTCGAGCTCGACGCGTACCGCGGTACGGCGGGCCGATCGGCCGGGGCGCAGGCTGCTGAGTCGCAGCTGCGCCACACCCTCGGGGAGCGATCACTCGCCACGCTGCGCCCGCTGCCGCCGTGCGCTCCCGACGTGCACTGCTTCATCCACATACAACCGGACGGCGCGCGCAGGCACTACGAGGTGCCGGTCACGTCCGCCGGATGACGCCGCGGGCCAGGCGCCAGGCCAGGAACATCGCGCCGAGCACCGCGATCATCCGCGGGAAGGCGCCGAAGAACGAGTCCATGCCGCTGAGCAGGTCGACCGGCTTGTCCACGGTGCCGCCCGGCTTGCCGTGCCGGGTGAGCCAGAACCCGAAGCTGAAGAGCAGGAAGCTGACCGCGGGCACACCCACCACCAGCAGCCACTTCTCCACCGGGCTGTAGAACCGGGAGGCGAACGCGACCAGGCCGCCGGCCACCAGGAACAGCCACTGCCCCATCACCGCGCCGGCCAGCAGCAGCACGATCGCGGCGGTCTCCACCGGGTGCACCCGCGGGCCGCCCACCCAGAAGCTGCGCAGCCGGGCCGAGACGTCGCCGCCGTCCTCCTCGGCCGGCGGCAGCGCCAGGCCGACGTCTCCGGTGGGCACCTGCACGCCCTGGTTGAGCGCGCCGACGGTCTCGGACCGGTAGTCGATCGCCGCCGCGAACGGGTCGGGGTCCAGACAGATCTCAGGGCCCGAACCGGGCGGCCCGACCGGGTGCACCGGGCCGTGTCCGTGCGTCTCCGGCGCGAGCTGCTTGGCCAGCTCCGCGTCCACCGCGCCCGCGCTCGAACTCGGCCCGGTCCGGCTGAGCCGCGCGGCGAGCGCCTGCTGCGACTCGGGGTCGCGCTGCACCTCGGCGTCGACCAGGGTGATCGGGTCGCCGAGGGAGCTCAGGATGCGCTCGAGGGTACGGATGTCCCGGCCGTTGGCCGCGCGCTCCTGCTCGATCCGCTGGCGCAGCGTGTCGAGCAGCCGGCTGCGCGAGGCGGGCGAGAGGTGCGGGGCCGCGACGTCGGCCACCTTGCTCAGGAATGCCGCGAGCTGCTGCTCCGGATCGCGGTCCGGTCGCGCCGAGCGCCTGCCGTAGGCGTCGAACTCGTATCCGCTGCGCACTGCTCCACCCCTCATGGATCCCACATCACCGAGTCCTGTTATATATGCCCGGCGGGTGGGCGCGATGACCCGGCGCGTGAATGTGTCGAGGAGCACGCGCGTGCGCGGTTTCACCTCCGGGCTGGGGGTGGTGGCATGCGGTGTGGCACGCTGTGAGCCATGCCGAAGGGACTGTTGGAAGTCATCGCGGTGGACGCCGAAGACGCGCGTCGCGCCGTGTCCGCCGGAGCGCACCGGCTGGAACTGGTCAGTTCGATGCAGTACGCGGGTTTCTGCCCCGCGCCCGAGACGGTCGAGTCGGTGTCAGCCGCCGTGGACGTGCCGGTGCGGGTGATGCTGAGGTTGCGTGAGGGTTTCGGCGTGGGCGGCACCGAGGGTGTCGCACGGCTCGTCGAAACGGCCGGGCGGCTGCGCGAGGCCGGCGCACGGGAGTTCGTCCTGGGGTGGCTGGACGGCGCCGGCGCGGCGGATCTGGCCGCGATCGGCGCCGTGCTCGAGGCTCTGGACGGCCTCCCGTGGACTTTCCACAAGGCTGTGGACGACGGATCGGTGGACCGGCCCGCGCTGTTCGAGGCGATCCGCGGCCTGCCCGGCCTGGACACCGTGCTCAGTTCGGGCGGTCCGCTCCCGGCCGGCCAAGGCGCGGACGTCCTCGCCGCGGAGGCGGCCCGGGAGGCCGGTCTCGGCGAGGCCGGACTGCAACTGCTGGTGGGCGGGGGACTGCGGCTCGACGATGTCCCGGTGCTCCGAGCCCGCGGCCTGACCGACTTCCACGTCGGCACGGCCGTGCGGGTCGGCGGCTCCTGGGAGAACCCGGTCGACCCGGGCATCGTCGAGCACTGGCACGCAGCGGTCGAGAGCTGAGCCGGAATCGGTTGTGCCGGGCCGTCAGGACGCAGACGGCGACGGCCCGGTCGTCAGGCTCGGCGGCCGCCGTGCTGTCCGCCGAACCGCCGCGACTATATCAATAGTCGATCAGTGCACGGCGGTTCCGCGGAGCGGCCGCACCCGCTCAGGCCAGCTCCGCCGGAAGCGGCCGGGAGTGCAGCACGACCAGCCTGGTGACGGCACGGGTGAGCACGACGTAGAGCCGGCGCAGGCCGAGCACCTCATCGTGTTCGGCCTCGGCGATGGTGGTGGGTTCGAGCACGATCACCTGGTCGTACTCGAGGCCCTTGGCCAGGCTGGCCGGGACGAGGACGAGCCGTGCCGTCTCTGCGTCGGCGCCCTGCTCGGGAGCTGGATCCGCTACTTCGTCCTCTTCCTCAGCCTCCTGATCGAGCCGGGAGTAGGCGATGCCGGCCCGATCGAGGCTCGCGGCCACTGCGTTGAGCGCCGCGTCCGCCGTGATGACGCCGACCGAGCCCTCGTCGGCCAGAGCGCTGCGGACGGAGTCGAGCAGCCATTCCTCGAGCTCCGCCTCTCCCTCGACCCCGAGGACGTCGAGGCCGCCGCCCTGCTGGCGGACCGAGGTGGGCGGAGCGAGATGGGGCGCGATCGTGGGCAGCAGCCTGGCCGCGTACTCGATCACCTGGCGCGGCACGCGGAAGCCCTGGGTCAGCTCCTCGATGACCGCCTCGCTCTTGCCCAGGTGCTCCAGTGCCGCCTCCCAGCTGCCGGTGGCCCACGGCGTCGTCGCCTGGGCGATGTCGCCGAGCACGGTCACCGACCCGGTGGTGCACCGGCGCGCGACCGCCCGCAGCTGCATCGCGGAGAGGTCCTGCGCTTCGTCGACCACGACGTGGGCGAGCGAGGCGGTCCGCTCGAGCAGGTCGGAAAGCTCGTCGAGCAGGACCACGTCGGCCATGGTCCACTTGGCCGCGCCAGCCGAGCGCGGCGCCCTCTCCCAGAGCAGCAGCTGCTGCTCAGGCTCGGTCAGCTCGTCCTTCGCCGCCAGCGCCAGCAGTTCCGGGTCGCTGAAGAGAGCGTGCAGCACCTTGGCCGGCTCCATGGCAGGCCAGGCATGGTCGACCACCAGCTTGACCGGGCGCATCCGCGCCACCGCGTCCTGGATCCGGTCGTCCGGGGACTCGCCGGCCATCTCCATCCGTCGCAGGACGCTGTGGGCGATCCGCTGCGCCAGCATCACCCGGCCCGCGCCGTAGCGCACCTCGCGGCCGCGCAGCGTCTCGATGTGTTCGGCGATCTCGTGGGCGGGCACGCGCCAGTGCCGCGAGCCGCGGATCACGGTCAGCGACTCGGTCGGCGTCTGCACGTTCGCCCAGACCGCGCGCCGCAGCACGCGGGCCATCCGCGCGTCGCCCTTGAGCCGCGCCGCCGCCGCGCCGTCGACCGCGCGGACGGGCGCGCGCGCCACCAGCTCGGCGACCGTGGCCTGGGCCACGTCGATCTCGCCGAGCGCGGGCAGCACCTGCTCGATGTACTTGAGGAACTGCCGGTTCGGCCCCACCACCAACGCGCCGCCGCGTTTGATCCGATCGCGGTGCGCATAGAGCAGGAACGCCACCCGGTGCAGGCCCACGGCCGTCTTCCCGGTGCCGGGCGCTCCCTGGACGCAGATGCTCGTGCCCAGGTCGGCGCGGACGATCTCGTCCTGCTCCGGCTGGATGGTGGCGACGATGTCGCGCATCGGGCCGGTGCGCGGGCGCTCGATCTCCTGGCGCAGGATCTGCGAGCCCGGCTCAGTGCCGTGAGCGCCCTGTTGAGCCGGCTTGGCACCGGGGCCGAGCGGCTCGTCCTCGATCGCGGTGAGCTGGCCGGCCGAGAAGCCGAAGCGGCGGCGCAGGCCGAGGCCCATCGGCTCCTTCACGCTGGCCCGGTAGAAGGCCAGCGAGACCGGGGCGCGCCAGTCCACCACCATCGGATCGCCGTGCGCGTCGTGCACGTGGCGGCGGCCCACGTAGAAATGCTCGCCCCGGTATTCGGAGCCGGCCTCGGGGTCGTAGTCGAGCCGGCCGAAGAAGAGCGGCACGTCGGGACGGTCGGCCAGGGCGGCGGCCCGGGCCTGGATCGCGGAGTTGATCACCTCGGTCGAGACCGCGTTGCCGCCCTGCGCGCGCAGCGCGAGGGTCTCCGCGCGCATCGCGCGCAGCGCCGCGCGGGAGCGCTCCAGATGCTCGCGTTCCGCGACGACCTGCGGGGAGAGCGGTGCGGCGGCAGAGTTTTCGGGCATGGCGAAGCCTCCAAAAAATACGTCGATCTTTCGCTATCAGGTTGCGTATTTCCGGAGGCAGAGGTCCGGGCCGCGTGGGCCCGTACGTGCACTGAG
This genomic window from Actinospica robiniae DSM 44927 contains:
- the mqnB gene encoding futalosine hydrolase: MNRILIVTAVEAEAEALRRGLPGGADAPGVTVLVGGVGSAHAAASTARALGTDGGGYGAVISAGIAGAFRGRAELGGLLLARQVVAADFGAGAPRDEEHPDGFLSVDELGFGSATAEAGRLPGVQAVVGTILTVTCATGTDERAEELTRRYPEAVGEAMEGYGVAAAAALFDLPFAEIRAVSNFVGRREREAWRIGPALAALTAAARPIAEGLQAC
- a CDS encoding 1,4-dihydroxy-6-naphthoate synthase; this encodes MLTIAYSPCPNDTFIFHAWTHGLIAGAPELTVSYADIDQTNGWLADERGLDVMKISAAALPEALANGYELLPCGGAMGRGCGPLVLAAPGFGGSLAGRTVAVPSLRSTAFLLFKQWAAARGEQPEIRVMQFRDIMPAVRDGEVDAGLVIHEARFTYQQFGLECLADLGEWWEATTGAPIPLGVIVARSALGPEVIGGVTAALRASVEHAFAHPQDSHEYVLSLAEEMDPDVARRHIELYVNEFSRDLGPDGEKALERLFV
- a CDS encoding cold shock domain-containing protein, with translation MPTGKVKWYNAEKGFGFIAREDGGDVHVHSSALPPGVDTLKPGQRVEFGIADGRRGESALNVQLIDAKPSVAVAQRKPAEDLVVIVEDVIKVLDHVSTTLRRGKYPEREQGRKVAKLLRAVADQLDL
- a CDS encoding sucrase ferredoxin; this translates as MTLPPCADPAATCAGACVGLGASAPAATRGWLLIEHAGPWPAFGYPSDLPAGLARSAERLLGHGVRPQLIRRTDRLGRRGDGVRAVFLAGGDAAGSTWIERVDPALLTDRHPGSRLNSATFRTAQAPGLGRAAGPLLLVCTHGRREVSCARFGRPVAVALAARFGPLVWETTHVGGDEFAANLVLLPEGAYFGRLDPRQAVIVAERALAGELELDAYRGTAGRSAGAQAAESQLRHTLGERSLATLRPLPPCAPDVHCFIHIQPDGARRHYEVPVTSAG
- a CDS encoding copper homeostasis protein CutC, with product MPKGLLEVIAVDAEDARRAVSAGAHRLELVSSMQYAGFCPAPETVESVSAAVDVPVRVMLRLREGFGVGGTEGVARLVETAGRLREAGAREFVLGWLDGAGAADLAAIGAVLEALDGLPWTFHKAVDDGSVDRPALFEAIRGLPGLDTVLSSGGPLPAGQGADVLAAEAAREAGLGEAGLQLLVGGGLRLDDVPVLRARGLTDFHVGTAVRVGGSWENPVDPGIVEHWHAAVES
- a CDS encoding HelD family protein — encoded protein: MPENSAAAPLSPQVVAEREHLERSRAALRAMRAETLALRAQGGNAVSTEVINSAIQARAAALADRPDVPLFFGRLDYDPEAGSEYRGEHFYVGRRHVHDAHGDPMVVDWRAPVSLAFYRASVKEPMGLGLRRRFGFSAGQLTAIEDEPLGPGAKPAQQGAHGTEPGSQILRQEIERPRTGPMRDIVATIQPEQDEIVRADLGTSICVQGAPGTGKTAVGLHRVAFLLYAHRDRIKRGGALVVGPNRQFLKYIEQVLPALGEIDVAQATVAELVARAPVRAVDGAAAARLKGDARMARVLRRAVWANVQTPTESLTVIRGSRHWRVPAHEIAEHIETLRGREVRYGAGRVMLAQRIAHSVLRRMEMAGESPDDRIQDAVARMRPVKLVVDHAWPAMEPAKVLHALFSDPELLALAAKDELTEPEQQLLLWERAPRSAGAAKWTMADVVLLDELSDLLERTASLAHVVVDEAQDLSAMQLRAVARRCTTGSVTVLGDIAQATTPWATGSWEAALEHLGKSEAVIEELTQGFRVPRQVIEYAARLLPTIAPHLAPPTSVRQQGGGLDVLGVEGEAELEEWLLDSVRSALADEGSVGVITADAALNAVAASLDRAGIAYSRLDQEAEEEDEVADPAPEQGADAETARLVLVPASLAKGLEYDQVIVLEPTTIAEAEHDEVLGLRRLYVVLTRAVTRLVVLHSRPLPAELA